Part of the Pseudanabaena sp. BC1403 genome, CCAGCCGTGAATGTGGACTGTTTGGCTTCGTATATGGTTAACCAGTTTGCCGAGTTTGAGAAATCCATGACGCTTTTTGGGGATTCTATCCAAGTTATTTTCAGAGACTCAGCCCTATCTGCAATAAGTCGCGAATCATCGAGAGATAATTTTTTGCTGCTTGTTCCTTTGGGAAGAAGAAACAAGTTATAGCTGAAAGATGTGGTTGCCCCTCCATCACTTTTCATCAAGACTGCATCTACTTCTCCATCTGGTGATTTCACTCGATAATGTTCCGTGCTTGATGTCTCAAATAATGGAATTGCGTTGCATCCAAAAGAGTAAAAGCTGAAGAACAAAAAAGTATAGACTAAGAATTTTTTGTGATTCATTATTTCTAAAATAGTCGAGAATTGTAATCTGTGGGGAAAACTTCAAATCACCTGTTAAACGCAGATGGACTGATAATCCATAGGAATTTGGGGCGATAACATTAACGTTTAAGGGTGCTGGTGACAAAGATGATGATTGAGTCGATTCCCCAGATAAATCACTGTAGTTTTTTGAGTGATTATGTGACGGCGCAAAGCGCCTCCACATAATGTCATTGCAATTACATTGCATGACTACTATTTTTTGTTTCTATTATGTCAAAATGTTAAGCGTGAGAGTAATATTTGACCCAACCCAAATTTCTCGTCCCACTGCGATCGCCCTTGGTAACTTTGATGGCGTACATGTGGGACATCGTCATGTGATTGCGCCAATTTTGCCGATATCTTTGCGCGATCGTCATCCTAATTTAACCAGTACCGTCGTTTCCTTTTCGCCACATCCCCAAGAATTTTTTAGCCAAAAATCGCGATCGCTACTTGCTCCATTCGATGAAAAAGTAGCCTTGCTTAAGTCCCTCGGTGTTGAGCAGTTAGTCTTACTACCCTTTGATGCTGCTCTTGCCAAGCTAACTGCCGCCGAATTTATTCAGAAAATTTTAATTGACTCCCTCCAAGTCGAATTAATCAGCGTCGGCTTCGATTTTCACTTTGGGCGGCAACGTCAAGGCAATATCACCGATCTGCAAAATATTTGGGGCGATCGCCTAACGGTCATTCCAGAGCAAAAGATGAGTTTCGGGGATATAGAGCCGCCGCCCGTGCGCATCAGTAGCTCAAATATTCGTTCAGCTTTAGCTCAAGGCGAAATTGATTTAGCCAATTCACTGCTTGGTCGTCCTTATAACCTCGTGGGCAGAGTTGTGCAAGGCAAGCAATTAGGTCGCACAATTGGGTTCCCGACTGCAAATTTAGAGCTGCCTATGCAAAAGTGTTTGCCGCGTGATGGGGTTTATGCTGTCCAAGCAATTATCAATAATCCTGATGCAGCAACACAAACACAATCACAAATATTAGGTGTGATGAATATTGGGTTGCGTCCAACTGTGGATGGCGATCGGCGATCGGTCGAAGTACATTTATTTGACTGGCAAGGCGATCTTTACGATCAAGAACTAAGTGTAAATCTAATCAGATTTATCCGACCTGAAAAGAAATTTGATTCACTTGATGCTCTCAAAGCTCAAATTCAGTCTGATTGTCAGACTGCACGCAACTATCTTGCGCCAAACCAACAGAAACTAGTCACACCCTTTTAATACCAAAACACAAAATGGCTGCGCCACTTTGTGTTTTGGTATTAGTTCCTCTAATTCACGATAAAAAACATAAGAAGTGGCGCAAAGCAATACCTCTTATGTTTTTTATCGTGAGTTTTATCGTTGTTGTTTGGTTTGCGCAGGTTTCAAAGGCTTAAGGGGAATATTATTGGATTCAAGCCAGTCTTTGCCGATCCGAACAGTAATATCTGACTCGATATCTCCCGTTGACTCGATTACCACTTCACCAATACCCAGAGATTCTCGCAATTTCTCGGCACTTTCGCGATCGCCACTTTGAGCAACAATCTGTGTTTTCGCAAGAGGCTTTGTCCAGCGATCGCTAGCAGGAAATACTTGAGCGAATCCAGCCTTAGAGAGAACAGTTGTAGCTTTCTTTGAGCCTTCAGGTTGAGACATACTATCTTGGATCGCAATCCTCAGATTTTGAGGTGTGCTTTCCTCAAGACTTGCGTCTGCTTTCTTCATGATCCCAAAACTTTGGCTCATGATTTTAGAAAGTCGTCTATTATCCAAAATCCAGTAGCTCAAGCTATCGAATTCTCCAGGGTTACTAAACCGCCCAGGAGCCATATGCATCTGAATGTTTTTGCGATCAATTTTTGCCGTATACCCAGCAAGGGCAAGAATTTCTTCGACTGATAGATTTGTATCAATATTGTCCTTAACAATAGTAAGGATTTCAGGAAACTTAGTGACGGCTTGGGGGTTAAGTTTCTGATCGATAAAAGCGCGGAAAAATGCTTGCTGACGTTGTACACGACCAATATCCCCTAGATCGTCGTGACGATAGCGCATATATTGAATTGCCTTGCTACCATTTAACTTTTGCTGCCCCGCATTGAGGTTGATATATAGATGTTGGCTATCATCTTGATATTTCATCTTCTTCGGCACATATACATCAACACCGCCAAGGGCATCTATCAACTTCCCAAACCCATTGACATTGAAGCGGATATAACGATCAATTGGGATATCGCCCAATACTTGACTAACGGTTTGAGCTGATAGGGATGCGCCACCTGCATAGTTGGCAAAATTAATTTTTGTCTTACCTACACCTTGAATATCAACACGGGTATCACGAGGAATTGACAGGACGGAAACTTTTTGAGTTGCAGGCTCAAAACGTATCAGCAACATTGCGTCACTCATACCATTGAGATTGTCGTCAACCTCTGCCAAGTATTTACCTTTTGGCTTGGATTGGGCATCAGGTAAGTCAGAGGTAAGAATGATCGTTCCGAGTACCAAAATATTGACAGGACGAGTCAGCGTCGGTACACCCGCGATCGCTGAAGTCATGCCATCGGAATTGCGATTAAATA contains:
- a CDS encoding bifunctional riboflavin kinase/FAD synthetase, with the translated sequence MTTIFCFYYVKMLSVRVIFDPTQISRPTAIALGNFDGVHVGHRHVIAPILPISLRDRHPNLTSTVVSFSPHPQEFFSQKSRSLLAPFDEKVALLKSLGVEQLVLLPFDAALAKLTAAEFIQKILIDSLQVELISVGFDFHFGRQRQGNITDLQNIWGDRLTVIPEQKMSFGDIEPPPVRISSSNIRSALAQGEIDLANSLLGRPYNLVGRVVQGKQLGRTIGFPTANLELPMQKCLPRDGVYAVQAIINNPDAATQTQSQILGVMNIGLRPTVDGDRRSVEVHLFDWQGDLYDQELSVNLIRFIRPEKKFDSLDALKAQIQSDCQTARNYLAPNQQKLVTPF
- a CDS encoding LCP family protein, with amino-acid sequence MGGQSLKQTFSREEYSLPVATNPINLGNSGLSSKSSKPKTASTRHKWTLFIVLFVALLSGGLGAGLAFVLSSKPFQQRQLSTDEAAVFNRNSDGMTSAIAGVPTLTRPVNILVLGTIILTSDLPDAQSKPKGKYLAEVDDNLNGMSDAMLLIRFEPATQKVSVLSIPRDTRVDIQGVGKTKINFANYAGGASLSAQTVSQVLGDIPIDRYIRFNVNGFGKLIDALGGVDVYVPKKMKYQDDSQHLYINLNAGQQKLNGSKAIQYMRYRHDDLGDIGRVQRQQAFFRAFIDQKLNPQAVTKFPEILTIVKDNIDTNLSVEEILALAGYTAKIDRKNIQMHMAPGRFSNPGEFDSLSYWILDNRRLSKIMSQSFGIMKKADASLEESTPQNLRIAIQDSMSQPEGSKKATTVLSKAGFAQVFPASDRWTKPLAKTQIVAQSGDRESAEKLRESLGIGEVVIESTGDIESDITVRIGKDWLESNNIPLKPLKPAQTKQQR